In Variovorax paradoxus, a single genomic region encodes these proteins:
- a CDS encoding BtrH N-terminal domain-containing protein — MKFQHQQAAHCESGVISSLMRHHGAPMSESMALGLSSALSFAYLPFIKLSGLPLISYRMPPKAIIKGLLAPMAARFRFETFRSPEAGQQRLDALLADGQLVGLQTSVYWLPYFPPNMRFHFNAHNLLVYGKDGDDYLISDPVFEEPVRCASGDLARARFAKGVLAPKGLMYYPQAIDRKAVDAASVVKAIRKTVRNMLAPIPIVGVRGMRTLAKRMQALSPTDPRSVDFIGHVVRMQEEIGTGGAGFRFIYAGFLQEAAHLLDKPQLQQMSERLIAIGDGWRAFALKAARMVKGREAVDPAALAVKLREQAQQEENFFRDLKAAVA, encoded by the coding sequence GTGAAATTCCAACACCAACAGGCGGCGCACTGCGAGAGCGGCGTCATCTCCAGCCTGATGCGCCACCACGGCGCGCCGATGAGCGAGAGCATGGCGCTCGGCCTGTCGTCCGCGCTGTCGTTCGCGTACCTGCCGTTCATCAAGCTGTCGGGCCTGCCGCTCATTTCTTACCGCATGCCGCCCAAGGCCATCATCAAGGGCCTGCTGGCGCCGATGGCCGCGCGCTTCCGCTTCGAGACCTTCCGCAGCCCCGAGGCCGGCCAGCAGCGGCTCGACGCCTTGCTCGCCGACGGCCAACTGGTGGGCCTGCAGACATCGGTGTACTGGCTGCCGTACTTCCCGCCGAACATGCGCTTTCACTTCAACGCGCACAACCTGCTGGTGTACGGCAAGGACGGCGACGACTACCTGATCAGCGATCCGGTGTTCGAGGAGCCCGTGCGTTGCGCCAGCGGCGACCTGGCCCGCGCACGATTCGCCAAGGGCGTGCTCGCGCCCAAGGGGCTCATGTACTACCCGCAGGCCATCGACCGAAAGGCGGTCGACGCGGCCAGTGTCGTCAAGGCCATCCGCAAGACAGTGCGCAACATGCTTGCTCCCATTCCCATCGTCGGCGTGCGCGGCATGCGCACGCTGGCCAAGCGCATGCAGGCCCTGTCGCCGACCGATCCGCGCAGCGTCGACTTCATCGGCCACGTGGTGCGCATGCAGGAAGAAATCGGCACGGGCGGGGCGGGCTTTCGCTTCATCTACGCGGGCTTCCTGCAAGAGGCCGCGCACCTGCTCGACAAGCCGCAGTTGCAGCAGATGTCGGAGCGGCTGATCGCCATCGGCGACGGTTGGCGTGCCTTCGCGCTCAAGGCCGCGCGCATGGTGAAGGGGCGCGAGGCCGTGGACCCCGCCGCGCTGGCGGTGAAGCTGCGTGAGCAGGCGCAGCAGGAAGAAAACTTCTTCCGCGATCTCAAGGCCGCGGTCGCCTGA
- a CDS encoding beta-ketoacyl-ACP synthase III yields MTTDVFLTRTAAFLPFSPVSNEDIEDVLGRIGGKASRARRLILRSNGIQSRHYAIDRATGELAMTNAQLTASAIRALGDDVGPVDCLATGTSLPDQLMPNHAVMVHGELGWPRLEVVACAGICLAGAAALKHAWLSVRAGDARRAVATGSELASAVMRGSRFEAELEHKLEALEARPELAFEKDFLRWMLSDGAGAVLLEREPRGPLSLRVDWIDLSSAAHELPVCMYAGAEKNAEGGLDGWARKSPEDWQRESTFAVKQDVRLLNDNIVRATLGEPLADIIGRRGLKSADIDWFLPHLSSHYFVEPVSQCLESLGLHIPRERWFSNLASKGNTGSASPYIMLDELFRSGRIERGHKLLMFVPESGRFSSGFIYMEAV; encoded by the coding sequence ATGACGACTGATGTCTTCCTGACCCGTACCGCCGCCTTCCTGCCCTTTTCCCCGGTCAGCAACGAAGACATCGAAGACGTGCTCGGCCGCATCGGCGGCAAGGCTTCGCGGGCGCGGCGGCTCATCCTGCGCAGCAACGGCATCCAGTCGCGCCACTACGCCATCGACCGCGCCACCGGCGAGCTGGCCATGACCAACGCGCAGCTCACCGCCTCGGCGATCCGCGCGCTGGGCGACGACGTGGGGCCGGTCGATTGCCTGGCCACCGGCACTTCGCTGCCCGACCAGCTCATGCCCAACCATGCGGTGATGGTGCACGGCGAACTCGGCTGGCCGCGGCTCGAAGTGGTGGCCTGCGCGGGCATCTGCCTGGCCGGCGCCGCGGCGCTGAAGCATGCGTGGCTGTCGGTGCGCGCGGGCGATGCGCGGCGCGCGGTGGCCACCGGCTCCGAACTGGCCTCGGCCGTGATGCGCGGCTCGCGCTTCGAGGCCGAGCTGGAGCACAAGCTCGAGGCGCTCGAGGCCCGGCCCGAACTGGCCTTCGAGAAAGACTTCCTGCGCTGGATGCTGTCCGACGGCGCCGGCGCGGTGCTGCTGGAGCGCGAACCGCGCGGGCCGCTGTCGCTGCGCGTCGACTGGATCGACCTGTCGTCGGCCGCGCACGAACTGCCGGTGTGCATGTACGCCGGCGCCGAGAAAAACGCCGAAGGCGGCCTCGACGGCTGGGCCCGCAAGTCGCCGGAGGACTGGCAGCGCGAGTCGACCTTCGCGGTCAAGCAGGACGTGCGCCTGCTCAACGACAACATCGTGCGCGCTACGTTGGGCGAGCCGCTCGCGGACATCATCGGGCGGCGCGGGCTGAAGTCGGCGGACATCGACTGGTTCCTGCCGCACCTGTCATCGCACTATTTCGTCGAACCCGTGAGCCAGTGCCTCGAATCGCTAGGCCTGCACATTCCGCGCGAGCGCTGGTTCAGCAATCTCGCGAGCAAGGGCAACACGGGTTCGGCGTCGCCTTACATCATGCTCGACGAGCTGTTCCGCTCGGGCCGCATCGAGCGCGGCCACAAGCTGCTGATGTTCGTGCCCGAAAGCGGCCGCTTCTCCAGCGGCTTCATCTACATGGAGGCGGTGTAG
- a CDS encoding dialkylrecorsinol condensing enzyme, with translation MISSLSSLSDPVAAPRNNDLKRVLVLRYSQSGQLDQVAEQIVAPLRADPTIRVHEEVLRPLRPFPFPWPFLTFFDAFPESAHMKPQPLAPLSLSGDEDFDLIVLPYQVWFLAPSQPVAAFLKHPVAARLLKGKPVVTVIACRNMWLLAHEKLKGMLDDVGARLIDNVVLTDPGPTLATFFTTPAWLIWGRKRGFWGMPDAGLSAEQIGGTGRFGRALRDALHAGLERGTGPLLAGLGAVRADARLLISEKAGTRSFYLWGKLIMAAGGPGAWQRKPLLLLYVLFLLVLIISVVPVSLTLQALLRPLFRGWLTRMTAQFECPSGSATDRSHLYDD, from the coding sequence GTGATCTCCAGCCTTTCCAGCCTCTCCGACCCCGTCGCCGCTCCCCGCAACAACGACCTCAAGCGCGTCCTGGTTCTTCGCTACTCGCAGTCCGGCCAGCTCGACCAGGTGGCGGAGCAGATCGTGGCGCCGCTGCGCGCCGATCCGACGATCCGGGTGCACGAAGAAGTGCTGCGGCCGCTGCGGCCGTTTCCCTTTCCCTGGCCCTTCCTGACCTTCTTCGACGCCTTCCCGGAGTCGGCCCACATGAAGCCGCAGCCGCTGGCACCTCTTTCTCTCAGCGGCGATGAAGACTTCGATCTCATCGTGCTGCCTTACCAGGTGTGGTTCCTGGCGCCGTCGCAGCCGGTCGCGGCGTTCCTCAAGCATCCGGTGGCGGCACGGCTGCTGAAGGGCAAGCCCGTGGTCACGGTCATCGCCTGCCGCAACATGTGGCTGCTGGCACACGAGAAGCTCAAGGGCATGCTGGACGACGTGGGCGCGCGCCTGATCGACAACGTGGTGCTGACCGACCCCGGCCCCACGCTCGCCACCTTCTTCACCACGCCGGCCTGGCTGATCTGGGGCCGCAAGCGCGGCTTCTGGGGCATGCCCGACGCGGGCCTGAGCGCCGAACAGATCGGCGGAACCGGCCGCTTCGGCCGCGCCCTGCGCGATGCTCTGCACGCCGGCCTCGAACGCGGCACGGGGCCGCTGCTGGCCGGCCTGGGCGCGGTGCGCGCCGATGCCCGGCTGCTCATCAGCGAGAAGGCCGGCACCCGCAGTTTCTACCTGTGGGGCAAGCTCATCATGGCCGCCGGCGGGCCCGGCGCATGGCAGCGCAAGCCGCTGCTGCTGTTGTACGTTCTTTTCCTGCTGGTACTGATCATTTCGGTGGTGCCCGTGAGCCTGACGCTGCAGGCGCTGCTGCGGCCTTTGTTCAGAGGGTGGCTGACTAGAATGACGGCCCAATTCGAGTGCCCGTCGGGCTCCGCCACGGACCGCTCCCATCTCTATGACGACTGA
- the glpD gene encoding glycerol-3-phosphate dehydrogenase translates to MKEFENTMAAASESSQELPDTSAVSDFSSNPSAPATDCDVLIVGGGINGCGIARDLAGRGWRVVLCEKDDLASHTSSSSTKLIHGGLRYLEYYEFSLVRKALQEREVLLKSAPHIMWPLRFVMPHDPSMRPAWMIRIGLFMYDHLARREVLPGSRSVELRRHAAGKPLKSQYKRGFIYSDGWVDDARLVVLNALDARSRGAEVLTRTRCVHAQRDADGWTATLVGADGNRRTLRARAVVNAAGPWAESFLRGVAQAAKGEALATKSLRLVKGSHIVVPRLFEHDHAYIFQNPDKRIIFAIPYQDEFTLIGTTDIELTGDDPGAARIAQEEIDYLCTQASRYFEKPILPSDVVWTYSGVRPLLDDASGDPSAVTRDYMLESNTTAAPLLSVWGGKITTFRKLAEDAADEVGRMLGQSSTQRPAWTDGAFLAGGDLSGWIGAAKRPDDDFERFVSAVQAKHPWLYGQLARRLARAYGARIRDVLGDARSFSDLGAEVAPGLYERELRFLQDNEWAVSAEDVLWRRSKLGLHYTERQREQVALWLQAHPGRNG, encoded by the coding sequence TTGAAAGAATTCGAAAATACAATGGCCGCCGCCAGCGAATCAAGCCAAGAACTACCGGATACATCTGCCGTGAGCGATTTTTCCTCGAATCCGTCTGCGCCCGCCACCGATTGCGACGTGCTCATTGTCGGCGGCGGCATCAACGGCTGCGGCATCGCGCGCGATCTGGCCGGGCGCGGCTGGCGCGTGGTCCTTTGCGAAAAAGACGATCTTGCTTCGCACACCTCTTCTTCCTCGACCAAGCTGATCCACGGCGGGCTGCGCTACCTCGAGTACTACGAATTCTCGCTGGTGCGCAAGGCGCTGCAGGAGCGCGAAGTGCTGCTCAAGAGCGCGCCCCACATCATGTGGCCGCTTCGTTTCGTGATGCCGCACGACCCGTCGATGCGCCCGGCCTGGATGATCCGCATCGGCCTGTTCATGTATGACCACCTCGCCAGGCGCGAGGTGCTGCCCGGCTCGCGCAGCGTGGAGCTGCGCCGGCATGCGGCGGGCAAGCCGCTGAAGAGCCAGTACAAGCGCGGCTTCATCTACTCCGACGGCTGGGTCGACGACGCGCGCCTGGTGGTGCTCAACGCGCTCGACGCGCGCTCGCGCGGCGCCGAGGTGCTGACCCGCACGCGCTGCGTGCACGCCCAGCGCGACGCCGACGGCTGGACCGCCACCCTGGTGGGCGCTGACGGCAACCGGCGCACGCTGCGCGCGCGCGCCGTGGTGAATGCGGCGGGGCCGTGGGCCGAGTCGTTCCTGCGCGGCGTGGCGCAAGCGGCCAAGGGCGAGGCGCTGGCCACCAAGAGCCTGCGGCTGGTCAAGGGCAGCCACATCGTGGTGCCGCGCCTGTTCGAGCACGACCACGCCTACATCTTCCAGAACCCCGACAAGCGGATCATCTTCGCCATTCCCTACCAGGACGAGTTCACGCTGATCGGCACCACCGACATCGAGCTGACCGGCGACGACCCCGGCGCGGCCCGCATCGCGCAGGAAGAGATCGACTACCTCTGCACCCAGGCCAGCCGCTACTTCGAAAAGCCCATCCTGCCGTCCGACGTGGTATGGACCTATTCCGGCGTGCGCCCGCTGCTGGACGACGCCTCGGGCGACCCCTCGGCGGTCACGCGCGACTACATGCTCGAGTCGAACACCACCGCCGCGCCGCTGCTGTCGGTGTGGGGCGGCAAGATCACCACCTTCCGCAAGCTGGCCGAGGACGCGGCCGACGAGGTCGGCAGGATGCTGGGCCAGTCGAGCACGCAGCGCCCGGCCTGGACCGACGGCGCCTTCCTCGCGGGCGGCGACCTCTCGGGCTGGATCGGCGCCGCGAAGCGCCCCGACGACGATTTCGAGCGCTTCGTGTCGGCCGTGCAGGCCAAGCACCCGTGGCTCTACGGCCAGCTCGCGCGGCGGCTCGCGCGGGCCTACGGCGCCCGCATCCGCGATGTGCTGGGCGACGCCAGGTCCTTTTCCGACCTGGGCGCCGAAGTGGCGCCGGGCCTGTACGAGCGCGAACTGCGCTTCCTGCAGGACAACGAGTGGGCAGTGAGCGCGGAAGACGTGCTCTGGCGCAGGTCCAAACTGGGGCTGCACTACACGGAGCGGCAGCGCGAACAGGTCGCGCTCTGGCTGCAGGCCCACCCCGGCAGGAACGGCTGA
- a CDS encoding DeoR/GlpR family DNA-binding transcription regulator — protein sequence MNSNPRQINLLETVRTRGSVTVEELAEMLGVTLQTVRRDVQRLADEGLLTRFHGGVRVPSSTTENIGYQQRETLHAEGKARIARRVAELVPNDCSLILNIGTTTEAVAKALLRHTGLRVITNNLNVATILSGNSSCEVIVAGGSVRPRDRAIVGEATIDFIRQFKVDIALIGVSSIEVDGSLRDFDLREVKVAQTIIAQAREVWLAADASKFNRPAMIQLGTLSQIDRLFTDAEPPPPFTDLLLAAQVRLEIASEN from the coding sequence GTGAACTCCAATCCCCGACAGATCAATCTCCTGGAAACCGTGCGCACGCGCGGCTCCGTCACCGTCGAAGAACTGGCCGAAATGCTCGGCGTCACGCTGCAGACCGTCCGCCGCGACGTACAGCGGCTGGCCGATGAAGGATTGCTGACTCGCTTTCACGGCGGCGTGCGGGTGCCCAGTTCCACCACCGAGAACATCGGTTACCAGCAGCGTGAAACGCTGCATGCCGAAGGCAAGGCGCGCATCGCCCGCCGCGTGGCGGAGCTGGTACCCAACGACTGCTCGCTGATCCTGAACATCGGCACCACCACCGAGGCCGTGGCCAAGGCGCTGCTGCGCCACACCGGCCTGCGCGTGATCACCAACAACCTGAACGTGGCCACCATCCTGAGCGGCAACAGCTCCTGCGAGGTGATCGTGGCCGGCGGCTCGGTGCGCCCGCGCGACCGCGCCATCGTGGGCGAGGCGACCATCGACTTCATCCGCCAGTTCAAGGTCGACATCGCGCTGATCGGCGTGTCGAGCATCGAAGTCGACGGCTCGCTGCGCGACTTCGACCTGCGCGAGGTAAAGGTGGCGCAGACCATCATTGCCCAGGCGCGCGAGGTGTGGCTGGCGGCCGACGCGAGCAAGTTCAACCGGCCCGCGATGATCCAGCTGGGCACGCTCTCGCAGATCGACCGGCTGTTCACCGACGCCGAGCCGCCGCCGCCCTTCACCGACCTGCTGCTCGCGGCGCAGGTCCGGCTGGAGATCGCGAGCGAGAACTGA
- the glpK gene encoding glycerol kinase GlpK: MTTYLLALDQGTSSSRSIVFDREGRIVAIAQKELTQIYPQPGWVEHDPMEIWRSQLATAREVLTKAGLQASDIHAIGITNQRETTVLWNRKTGQPVHNAIVWQDRRAEPLCARLREEGMSDTIRQKTGLVIDAYFSGTKLRWLLDNVPGARAQAECGELAFGTIDSWLIWQLTGGKTHVTDVSNASRTMLFNVHDNTWDAELLKALDIPAALMPKVQPSSSHFADTDTTLLGHTLPIGGVAGDQQSALFGQACFEAGMAKNTYGTGCFLLMHTGGEFQPSHNGLLVTSAAQTDAKPQYAMEGSVFVGGAVVQWLRDGLKAIKGSAEVQSLAESVPDAGGVMMVPAFTGLGAPYWDADARGTITGLTRGTTVAHIARAALESIAYQSAALLQAMSRDAVAAGGKPVAELRVDGGASVNDLLMQFQADLLGIPVVRPEVVETTALGAAYLAGLSTGFYSDARQLSKLWKVERRFLPTMGRAQAEESMARWERAVRQATAT, from the coding sequence ATGACCACCTACCTGCTGGCCCTGGACCAAGGCACTTCCAGCTCGCGCAGCATCGTGTTCGACCGCGAAGGCCGCATCGTGGCCATCGCGCAGAAGGAACTCACGCAGATCTATCCGCAGCCGGGCTGGGTCGAGCACGACCCGATGGAAATCTGGCGCAGCCAGCTCGCCACCGCGCGCGAGGTGCTCACCAAGGCCGGGCTGCAGGCCAGCGACATCCACGCCATCGGCATCACCAACCAGCGCGAGACCACCGTGCTGTGGAACCGCAAGACCGGCCAGCCGGTGCACAACGCCATCGTCTGGCAGGACCGCCGCGCCGAGCCGCTGTGCGCCCGACTGCGCGAAGAAGGCATGAGCGACACCATCCGCCAGAAGACCGGCCTGGTGATCGACGCGTACTTCTCGGGCACCAAGCTGCGCTGGCTGCTCGACAACGTGCCCGGCGCGCGCGCTCAGGCCGAGTGCGGCGAATTGGCCTTCGGCACGATCGACAGCTGGCTCATCTGGCAGCTCACCGGCGGCAAGACGCATGTGACCGACGTGAGCAACGCCTCGCGCACCATGCTCTTCAACGTGCACGACAACACCTGGGACGCCGAACTGCTGAAGGCGCTGGACATTCCCGCCGCGCTGATGCCGAAAGTGCAGCCCTCGAGCTCGCACTTCGCCGACACCGACACCACGCTGCTGGGCCACACGCTGCCCATCGGCGGCGTGGCCGGCGACCAGCAGAGCGCCCTCTTCGGCCAGGCCTGCTTCGAGGCCGGCATGGCCAAGAACACCTACGGCACCGGCTGCTTCCTGCTGATGCACACGGGCGGCGAGTTCCAGCCCTCGCACAACGGCCTGCTGGTGACCAGCGCAGCGCAGACCGACGCGAAGCCGCAGTACGCTATGGAAGGCAGCGTGTTCGTGGGCGGCGCCGTGGTGCAGTGGCTGCGCGACGGCCTCAAGGCCATCAAGGGCAGCGCCGAAGTGCAGTCGCTGGCCGAGAGCGTGCCCGACGCCGGCGGCGTGATGATGGTGCCGGCCTTCACCGGCCTGGGCGCGCCCTACTGGGACGCAGACGCGCGCGGCACGATCACCGGGCTCACGCGCGGAACCACGGTCGCGCACATCGCGCGCGCCGCGCTGGAAAGCATCGCCTACCAGAGCGCCGCGCTGCTGCAGGCCATGAGCCGCGACGCGGTGGCCGCCGGCGGCAAGCCTGTGGCCGAACTGCGCGTGGACGGGGGCGCCAGCGTGAACGACCTGTTGATGCAGTTCCAGGCCGACCTGCTGGGCATTCCGGTGGTGCGGCCCGAAGTGGTCGAGACCACCGCGCTGGGCGCCGCCTATTTGGCGGGCCTGTCGACCGGCTTCTACAGCGACGCGCGCCAGCTCTCGAAGCTGTGGAAGGTGGAGCGCCGCTTCCTGCCGACCATGGGCCGCGCGCAGGCCGAGGAATCGATGGCGCGCTGGGAACGCGCGGTGCGCCAGGCCACCGCGACCTGA
- a CDS encoding SH3 domain-containing protein has translation MVRFSRWSALLLAFVLSWVALPSAFAAQQQMVSVAVKTLNMRTGPGPRYETHWTVSRGYPFKVIGRKGDWLHVSDFEGDKAWVFRSMTNKTPHHVVKAQVANLRRAPNTRSPVMKKAGYGDVLRTIERRGDWIKVRHEGGTTGWVQKRLTWGW, from the coding sequence ATGGTCAGATTCAGCCGATGGTCCGCCCTCCTGCTCGCTTTCGTTCTCTCCTGGGTGGCCTTGCCGTCCGCTTTTGCCGCGCAGCAGCAGATGGTCAGCGTGGCCGTGAAGACGCTGAACATGCGCACCGGCCCGGGCCCGCGTTACGAGACGCATTGGACGGTCAGCAGGGGCTATCCGTTCAAGGTGATCGGCCGGAAGGGCGATTGGCTCCACGTCAGCGACTTCGAGGGCGACAAGGCCTGGGTGTTCCGGTCGATGACCAACAAGACGCCGCACCATGTCGTGAAGGCGCAGGTGGCCAACCTGCGGCGCGCGCCCAACACCCGCAGCCCCGTCATGAAGAAGGCCGGCTACGGCGACGTGCTGCGCACCATCGAGCGCCGGGGCGACTGGATCAAGGTGCGGCACGAAGGCGGCACCACCGGCTGGGTGCAGAAGCGCCTGACCTGGGGCTGGTAG
- a CDS encoding sulfatase-like hydrolase/transferase, with the protein MTSLPANALPPRHGAWLACGVVGATLLALIALGHDGRRVAQLAVLALPMVLWLAWPLRSARMRRLRTVLVWLWAMGFALDATVRAYLLDTYQAAPDGAMVLGAAANTNARESTEYLWMHWRSAAVWGAVLVAAGLLVGMFARRGAAAGTAGRPARWITALLALALLVSCVAYASKPWRRLHPAIFWTQWVQSLRTLQGAWADQQQQRDRLTAQAKAIAPVITQAGPSTVVLVITDSINRDNMGLYGYGRPTTPRLQAHKAQTGEQMAVLKNAWSVDASTLPALRNMFRFGLPDSENPPHVLALARAAGYKVWWISNHDDLAVEQQHARFADVVDMVNRTPGRASASLDGEILDCVQEAFADTSTDRKLIVVHLMGAHPHYSLRFPENANPFDDDIDAVENGLVKDGRSSWVRRFRQEYDAALLYHDFVVSELLQQTRSAGKPQDYRAWMYLSDHGQEVGHVSDRAGHSPSTASGYRIPAVVWRNQQPLPATEMQQPFRADWTGWTLMDLLHIQWNGQKPERDVLAGAYRWQAPEIPVAVESFAR; encoded by the coding sequence TTGACCTCCCTCCCCGCCAACGCATTACCGCCCCGCCACGGCGCATGGCTTGCCTGCGGCGTGGTCGGCGCCACGCTGCTGGCGCTGATCGCGCTGGGTCACGACGGCCGGCGCGTCGCGCAGCTCGCGGTGCTGGCACTGCCGATGGTGCTGTGGCTTGCATGGCCGCTGCGCAGCGCGCGCATGCGGCGGCTGCGCACGGTGCTGGTCTGGCTCTGGGCCATGGGCTTTGCGCTCGACGCCACGGTGCGGGCCTATCTGCTCGACACCTACCAGGCCGCGCCCGACGGCGCGATGGTGCTGGGCGCGGCCGCCAACACCAATGCCCGCGAGAGCACGGAGTACCTGTGGATGCACTGGCGCTCGGCCGCCGTGTGGGGCGCCGTGCTGGTCGCCGCGGGCCTGCTGGTGGGCATGTTCGCGCGGCGCGGCGCGGCGGCCGGGACGGCGGGCCGACCGGCGCGCTGGATCACGGCGCTGCTGGCGCTGGCGCTGCTGGTGTCCTGCGTGGCCTATGCAAGCAAGCCCTGGCGCCGGCTGCACCCCGCGATCTTCTGGACGCAGTGGGTCCAGTCCCTGCGCACGCTGCAAGGCGCCTGGGCCGACCAGCAACAGCAGCGCGACCGCCTGACGGCGCAGGCCAAGGCCATCGCGCCCGTCATCACGCAGGCCGGACCTTCCACTGTGGTGCTGGTCATCACCGACAGCATCAACCGCGACAACATGGGCCTGTACGGCTACGGCCGCCCGACCACACCACGCCTGCAGGCGCACAAGGCGCAGACCGGCGAGCAGATGGCGGTGCTGAAGAACGCATGGTCGGTGGACGCGAGCACCCTGCCCGCGCTGCGCAACATGTTCCGCTTCGGCCTGCCCGACAGCGAGAACCCGCCGCACGTGCTGGCCCTGGCGCGCGCCGCGGGCTACAAGGTCTGGTGGATCAGCAACCACGACGACCTGGCCGTCGAGCAGCAGCATGCGCGCTTCGCCGACGTGGTCGACATGGTGAACCGCACGCCGGGCCGCGCCAGCGCCTCGCTGGACGGCGAAATCCTCGACTGCGTGCAGGAAGCCTTCGCGGACACGAGCACCGACCGCAAGCTGATCGTGGTCCACCTGATGGGCGCGCATCCGCACTACAGCCTGCGCTTTCCCGAGAACGCCAACCCCTTCGACGACGACATCGACGCGGTGGAGAACGGCCTGGTGAAAGACGGCCGCTCGTCCTGGGTGCGGCGCTTTCGCCAGGAGTACGACGCGGCGCTGCTGTATCACGACTTCGTGGTGTCCGAGCTGCTGCAGCAGACGCGCAGCGCGGGCAAGCCGCAGGACTACCGCGCGTGGATGTACCTCTCGGACCACGGGCAGGAGGTGGGCCACGTGAGCGACCGCGCGGGCCACAGCCCCTCGACCGCCTCGGGCTACCGCATTCCAGCCGTGGTGTGGCGCAACCAGCAGCCGCTGCCCGCCACGGAAATGCAGCAGCCCTTTCGCGCGGACTGGACCGGCTGGACTTTGATGGACCTGCTGCACATCCAGTGGAACGGACAGAAGCCCGAGCGCGACGTGCTGGCCGGCGCCTACCGGTGGCAGGCGCCGGAGATTCCGGTGGCGGTGGAATCCTTCGCGCGCTGA
- a CDS encoding alpha-E domain-containing protein, with translation MLSRTADHLYWMSRYTERAENTARMLDVNYQTSLLPQSAEVAKYGWQGVLSISELLPWYNQKYDQIAPKEVMEFMVKDESNASSIVSCLKAARENARAVRGALTTEAWETQNTTWLEVNRMLRSGDFERDPGQFFEWVKFRSHLSRGVTLGTMLQDEAFYFSRLGTFLERADNTARLVDVKFHALNSEFFGAATEEDQEYDFYHWSAILRSVSAFEVYRKVYRDVIKPERVAELLILRADMPRSLHASLVEVVNNLAKVQNEQSAETQRRAGKLLADLQYARVDEILATGLHAYLTQFLDRVNELGGRISQDFLVPAH, from the coding sequence ATGCTGTCACGTACCGCCGACCATCTCTACTGGATGTCCCGCTACACCGAGCGCGCCGAGAACACGGCGCGCATGCTGGACGTCAACTACCAGACCTCGCTGCTGCCGCAGTCCGCCGAAGTGGCCAAGTACGGCTGGCAGGGCGTGCTCTCCATCAGCGAGCTGCTGCCCTGGTACAACCAGAAGTACGACCAGATCGCGCCCAAGGAAGTGATGGAGTTCATGGTCAAGGACGAGAGCAATGCCTCGTCGATCGTCTCCTGCCTGAAGGCCGCGCGCGAGAACGCACGCGCCGTGCGCGGCGCGCTCACCACCGAAGCCTGGGAAACGCAGAACACCACCTGGCTCGAAGTGAACCGCATGCTGCGCTCGGGCGACTTCGAGCGCGACCCCGGCCAGTTCTTCGAGTGGGTCAAGTTTCGCTCGCACCTGTCGCGCGGCGTCACGCTCGGCACCATGCTGCAGGACGAGGCCTTCTACTTCTCGCGCCTGGGTACTTTCCTCGAGCGTGCCGACAACACCGCGCGACTGGTCGACGTGAAGTTCCACGCGCTCAACAGCGAGTTCTTCGGCGCCGCCACCGAGGAAGATCAGGAGTACGACTTCTATCACTGGAGCGCCATTCTTCGCAGCGTCTCGGCCTTCGAGGTCTACCGCAAGGTGTACCGCGACGTCATCAAGCCCGAGCGCGTGGCCGAGCTGTTGATTCTTCGCGCCGACATGCCGCGCTCGCTGCATGCGAGCCTGGTCGAGGTGGTCAACAACCTCGCGAAGGTGCAGAACGAACAGAGCGCTGAAACCCAGCGCCGCGCCGGCAAGCTGCTGGCCGACCTGCAATACGCGCGGGTCGACGAGATCCTCGCGACCGGGCTGCATGCCTACCTCACGCAGTTTCTCGACCGGGTGAACGAACTGGGCGGGCGCATCAGCCAGGACTTCCTGGTCCCGGCGCACTGA